The following proteins are co-located in the Thermodesulfobacteriota bacterium genome:
- a CDS encoding sulfite exporter TauE/SafE family protein: protein MDTQILIIVYSSFFAAAFIKGLTGLGFVSSCLPVIAIFMKLEDAIPLVVLPSLASNFIMIYQTKRFRQSMRRFWLLYISALPGIYAGVLLLSMVGNYLVKIILGLVSIAYSLLLLFKVEISIPRKKETALAIPIGLTNGFLNGLTGTQVIPMLPYLLSLELDRDGLVNAINIGFTISITFLLIVFGKFDLLNAEILKFSVFGIIPVVAGIYFGGKLRHKVSDERFRIAVLIILIIIGINLIAYA from the coding sequence ATGGACACTCAAATACTCATAATCGTATACTCATCATTCTTTGCGGCTGCATTTATTAAGGGCTTGACCGGCCTTGGATTTGTAAGCAGCTGTCTTCCCGTGATTGCAATTTTTATGAAGCTTGAAGATGCCATACCGCTTGTTGTTCTCCCGTCTTTGGCAAGCAATTTTATTATGATCTATCAGACGAAAAGGTTTAGACAAAGCATGCGAAGATTTTGGCTGCTATATATAAGCGCACTTCCAGGGATATACGCTGGAGTGCTGCTACTCAGCATGGTAGGAAACTACTTGGTAAAAATCATTCTTGGATTGGTTTCTATCGCATACTCGCTGCTGCTGCTTTTTAAAGTAGAGATTTCAATTCCGAGGAAAAAGGAAACTGCGCTAGCAATTCCAATAGGTCTTACCAATGGTTTTCTAAACGGGCTTACAGGGACGCAGGTTATACCAATGCTTCCTTATCTGCTGTCTTTAGAGCTTGACCGAGATGGCCTCGTTAATGCAATTAATATTGGTTTTACGATATCAATCACATTTCTTTTAATTGTGTTTGGTAAATTTGACCTTCTAAATGCAGAGATATTGAAATTTTCCGTATTTGGAATAATTCCCGTAGTTGCAGGAATTTATTTTGGCGGGAAGTTGCGTCACAAGGTATCTGATGAAAGGTTTAGAATCGCGGTGCTGATAATACTAATTATTATCGGTATAAACTTAATTGCCTACGCCTAG